In one Cyclopterus lumpus isolate fCycLum1 chromosome 22, fCycLum1.pri, whole genome shotgun sequence genomic region, the following are encoded:
- the kcnk3b gene encoding potassium channel subfamily K member 3 — protein sequence MKRQNARTLALIISILTYLVVGAAVFETLESKQEKSHKRRLDARKHELMRKYNLTKGNFEELEHVVLQLKPHKAGVQWKFAGSFYFAITVITTIGYGHAAPSTDSGKVFCMFYALLGIPLTLVMFQSLGERINTFVRYLLHQAKKCLAMRHTEVSMANMVTVGFFSCMSTLCVGAVAFSHCEGWSFLHAFYFCFITLTTIGFGDYVALQRDDALQNDPRYVAFCFVYILTGLTVIGAFLNLVVLRFLTMNTEDERRDAKQRALMSVGKPRGEVARLLPFSASTSSTPVADESAKARDLKGAYTEVLHFQTICSCLWYRSKEKLQGSIPTMIPQELTFSDAYMQQNSNCPHYMEPGSTGCVCSPRQCSSISSITSGLHILSPFRMCKRRSSV from the exons GGGAGCGGCCGTCTTCGAGACCCTGGAGTCGAAGCAGGAGAAGAGTCACAAGAGGAGGCTCGACGCCAGAAAGCACGAGCTCATGCGCAAATACAACTTGACCAAAGGGAACTTCGAGGAGCTGGAGCACGTCGTCCTGCAGCTCAAGCCTCACAAAGCCGGGGTCCAGTGGAAGTTCGCCGGGTCTTTTTACTTCGCCATCACTGTGATCACGACGATAG GTTACGGCCATGCTGCGCCCAGCACCGACTCAGGGAAAGTGTTCTGCATGTTCTACGCCCTCCTGGGGATCCCGCTCACCCTGGTCATGTTCCAGAGCCTGGGCGAGCGGATCAACACGTTTGTCAGGTACCTGCTGCACCAAGCCAAGAAGTGCCTGGCGATGCGCCACACCGAGGTCTCCATGGCGAACATGGTGACGGTGGGCTTCTTCTCTTGCATGAGCACGCTATGCGTGGGAGCCGTGGCGTTCTCCCACTGCGAGGGATGGAGCTTCCTCCACGCCTTCTACTTTTGCTTCATCACGCTCACCACCATCGGGTTCGGAGACTACGTGGCTCTGCAGAGGGACGACGCGCTGCAGAACGACCCCCGGTACGTGGCCTTCTGCTTCGTCTACATCCTGACGGGCCTGACGGTGATCGGCGCCTTCCTGAACCTGGTGGTGCTTCGCTTCCTGACCATGAACACCGAGGACGAGCGCAGGGACGCCAAGCAGCGGGCCCTGATGTCCGTCGGCAAGCCCAGAGGGGAGGTGGCTCGCCTGCTGCCGTTCTCGGCCTCGACCTCTTCCACACCTGTGGCGGACGAGTCCGCCAAGGCCCGAGATTTAAAAGGTGCCTACACCGAGGTGCTGCATTTCCAGACTATATGCTCCTGCTTGTGGTACCGGAGCAAGGAGAAGCTGCAGGGCTCCATACCCACCATGATCCCTCAGGAGCTGACGTTCTCCGATGCCTACATGCAGCAGAACAGTAACTGTCCCCACTACATGGAGCCCGGATCAACGGGCTGCGTCTGCAGTCCGCGTCAGTGTTCGAGCATAAGCTCCATAACATCGGGCCTCCACATTCTCTCCCCGTTCAGGATGTGTAAGAGACGCAGCTCCGTCTAG